One genomic window of Apteryx mantelli isolate bAptMan1 chromosome 35, bAptMan1.hap1, whole genome shotgun sequence includes the following:
- the MAP3K10 gene encoding mitogen-activated protein kinase kinase kinase 10 produces MESEEGWSPRKGNPFWTAVFDYEAAAEEELTLRRGDVVEVLSQDSTVSGDEGWWTGKVQGKVGVFPSNYVSSEPAAVGPLEVSFEELLLDEIIGVGGFGKVYKGLWRGEEVAVKAARQDPDEDISVTAESVRQEARLFGMLRHPNIIALKAVCLSPPNLCLVMEFARGGALNRALAGRKVPPNVLVNWAVQIARGMNYLHNEAVVPIIHRDLKSINILILEKIENDNLAHCTLKITDFGLAREWHKTTKMSAAGTYAWMAPEVIKLSLFSKSSDVWSFGVLLWELLTGEVPYREIDALAVAYGVAMNKLTLPIPSTCPEPFAHLLEECWDPDPHARPAFGSILGRLLAIEQSAMLAMPLESFHSLQQDWKLEIQSMFSDLRTKEKELRSREEELLRAAQEQRTQEEVLRRREQELAAREIDIVERELHLIMHQMHQEKPGVKKRKGHFKRSRLKLRDGNRISLPSGFEHKITVQASPTLERRKGLGADGASPPGSPSIIPRLRAICLTPLDGSRTWGRSGAPRAEALVGSKKKGRTWGPSSTLQKERLGGEERLKALGEGCKQWSSSAPNLGKSPRHVPMAVGFASLTEMGAREAPEPPLPPPPSRRRGPEPPPPPPSSEASPAERPRSLPFAPRPRPAPARPRPDPWALVSARGARAAAAPPTLLDLDVEGQSRDSTVPLCGRPAAAAARDGAHGAAPGPDGAHSHGSSTDGSHGDGTGSSTDISH; encoded by the exons ATGGAGTCGGAGGAGGGCTGGAGCCCCCGCAAGGGCAATCCCTTCTGGACGGCCGTCTTCGACTACGAGGCCGCGGCCGAGGAGGAGCTGACGCTGCGGCGGGGGGACGTGGTGGAGGTGCTCTCCCAGGACTCCACCGTGTCCGGAGACGAGGGCTGGTGGACGGGGAAGGTGCAGGGCAAGGTGGGGGTCTTCCCCAGCAACTACGTGAGCAGCGAGCCGGCCGCCGTGGGGCCGCTGGAGGTCTCCTTCGAGGAGCTGTTGCTGGACGAGATCATCGGCGTGGGCGGCTTCGGGAAGGTCTACAAGGGGCTGTGGCGAGGCGAGGAGGTGGCGGTGAAGGCCGCCCGGCAGGACCCCGACGAGGACATCAGCGTGACGGCGGAGAGCGTGCGGCAGGAGGCCCGGCTCTTCGGCATGCTGCGGCACCCCAACATCATCGCCCTGAAGGCCGTGTGCCTCAGCCCCCCCAACCTCTGCCTGGTGATGGAGTTCGCCCGGGGCGGCGCGCTCAACCGGGCCCTGGCGGGGCGCAAGGTGCCCCCCAACGTGCTGGTCAACTGGGCCGTGCAGATCGCCCGCGGCATGAACTACCTGCACAACGAGGCCGTGGTGCCCATCATCCACCGAGACCTGAAATCCATCAACA TCCTGATCCTGGAGAAGATTGAGAACGACAACCTGGCCCATTGCACCCTGAAGATCACAGACTTCGGGCTGGCCCGCGAGTGGCACAAGACGACGAAGATGAGCGCGGCCGGGACCTACGCCTGGATGGCCCCCGAGGTCATTAAGCTGTCCCTCTTCTCCAAGAGCAGCGATGTCTGGAG CTTCGGGGTGCTGCTGTGGGAGCTGCTGACCGGCGAGGTGCCCTACCGGGAGATCGACGCCCTGGCTGTGGCCTACGGCGTGGCCATGAACAAGCTGACACTGCCCATCCCCTCCACGTGTCCCGAGCCCTTCGCCCACCTCCTGGAGG AGTGCTGGGACCCCGACCCGCACGCCCGCCCGGCCTTCGGCAGCATCCTGGGGCGCCTGCTGGCCATCGAGCAGTCGGCGATGCTGGCCATGCCCCTCGAGTCCTTCCACTCGCTGCAGCAGGACTGGAAGCTGGAGATCCAGAGCATGTTCAGCGACCTGCGCACCAAGGAGAAG GAGCTGCGGAGCCGCGAGGAAGAGCTGCTGCGGGCGGCCCAGGAGCAGCGGACGCAGGAGGAGGTGCTGCGCCGGCGGGAGCAGGAGCTGGCGGCCCGGGAGATCGACATCGTCGAGCGGGAGCTGCACCTCATCATGCACCAGATGCACCAGGAGAAGCCCGGCGTCAAGAAGAGGAAGGGGCACTTCAAGCGCAGCCGCCTCAAGCTGCGGGACGGCAACCGCATCAGCCTGCCCTCGG GCTTCGAGCACAAGATCACGGTGCAGGCGTCGCCCACGCTGGAGAGGCGGAAGGGGCTGGGGGCCGACGGCGCcagcccccccggcagccccagcaTCATCCCCCGCCTCAGGGCCATCTGCC TGACCCCCCTGGACGGGAGCCGGACGTGGGGCCgcagcggggcgccgcgggccgagGCGCTGGTGGGCAGCAAGAAGAAGGGCCGGACCTGGGGGCCCAGCTCCACGCTGCAGAAGGAGCGGCTCGGCGGCGAGGAGAG gctcAAGGCCCTGGGCGAGGGCTGCAAGCAGTGGTCGTCCAGCGCCCCCAACCTGGGCAAGTCGCCGCGGCACGTGCCCATGGCGGTGGGCTTCGCCAGCCTCACCGAAATGG gtGCCCGGGaggcgccggagccgccgctgccgccgccgccgtcgcgccgccgcggcccggagccgccgccgccgccgccgtcgtcgGAGGCGTCgcccgcggagcggccccgcTCGCTGCCCttcgcgccgcggccgcggcccgcgcccgcccggccccggcccgacCCCTGGGCGCTGGTgtcggcgcggggggcgcgggccgccgccgcccccccgacCCTCCTGGACCTGGACGTGGAGGGGCAGAGCCGCGACAGCACCGTGCCCCTCtgcgggcgccccgcggccgccgccgcccgcgacgGGGCCCacggcgccgcgcccggccccgacGGCGCCCACAGCCACGGCTCCAGCACCGACGGCTCCCACGGCGACGGCACCGGCTCCAGCACCGACATCTCCCACTGA
- the TTC9B gene encoding tetratricopeptide repeat protein 9B — translation MQQPGAGGEPALERQIQAAVAFKAEAARCYREKKFREAIGKYHRALLQLKGLRGPPGAPPGSAPLSARQQDLVESTEVECYDSLTACLLQSELVNYERVREYCLKVLERQRSNFKATYRAGVAFYHLGDYESALLYLREARSRQPADTNVLRYIQLTEMKITRSGQRERDGYKDLIT, via the exons atgcagcagccgggggccggcggggagccggCGCTGGAGCGGCAGATCCAGGCGGCCGTGGCCTTCAAGGCCGAGGCCGCCCGCTGCTACCGGGAGAAGAAGTTCCGCGAGGCCATCGGCAAGTACCACCGGGCCCTGCTGCAGCTCAAGGGGCtgcggggcccccccggcgccccccccggcagcgcccccCTCTCCGCCCGCCAGCAGGACCTGGTGGAGAGCACCGAGGTGGAGTGCTACGACAGCCTCACTG cctgcctgctGCAGTCGGAGCTGGTGAACTACGAGCGGGTGCGCGAGTACTGCCTCAAGGTGCTGGAGCGGCAGCGGAGCAACTTCAAGGCCACGTACCGGGCCGGCGTCGCCTTCTACCACCTGGGCGACTACGAGAGCGCCCTGCTCTACCTGCGCGAGGCCCGCAGCCGCCAGCCCGCCG aCACCAACGTGCTGCGCTACATCCAGCTGACGGAGATGAAAATCACCCGCTCGGGGCAGCGGGAGCGGGACGGCTACAAGGACCTCATCACCTAG
- the CCNP gene encoding cyclin-P: protein MPAEELAQALVSVGMAPEHDYAGDIFALAMSSYVFRSWDVLRTVTAEMRALVVDWLVQVHEYLGLADETLYLAVHLMNAYMAVARVRVPTLQLLGLACLFVACKVEESALPQPAELCFLTAGAFSRRELLRMERKLLGHLRFELHYTSPLLLLRLLAALDRCGPEVSQLATYFLELSLLEAECVGFEPALLAAAALCLAQRVLQEEEGPRGAPPAPPALYREEEVSAVHPALARAALRAGTASPRAVFRKYARPRRLGASARPAIARSAYLARAAAP, encoded by the exons ATGCCAGCAGAGGAGCTGGCGCAGGCGCTGGTGAGTGTGGGCATGGCCCCCGAGCACGACTACGCCGGGGACATCTTCGCCCTCGCCATG TCCAGCTACGTCTTCCGGAGCTGGGACGTGCTGCGCACGGTGACGGCCGAGATGCGGGCGCTGGTGGTGGACTGGCTGGTCCAGGTGCAC GAGTACCTGGGCCTGGCGGACGAGACGCTCTACCTGGCCGTGCACCTGATGAACGCCTACATGGCGGTGGCGCGGGTGCGCGTGCCCACCCTGCAGCTCCTCGGCCTCGCCTGCCTCTTCGTCGCCTGCAAGGTGGAGGAGAGCGCGCTGCCCCAG CCGGCCGAGCTCTGCTTCCTGACGGCGGGCGCCTTCagccgccgggagctgctgcgcaTGGAGCGGAAGCTGCTGGGGCACCTCCGCTTCGAGCTGCACTACACcagcccgctgctgctgctgcggctcctGGCCGCCCTGGACCGCTGCGGCCCCGAG GTGTCCCAGCTGGCCACGTACTTCTTGGAGCTGTCGCTGCTGGAGGCCGAGTGCGTGGGCTTCGAGCCGGCgctgctggccgccgccgccctgtgCCTGGCGCAGCGGGTGCTGCAGGAGGAagaggggccgcggggcgccccgccggcccccccggccctctACAG ggaggaggaggtgagcgCCGTGCACCCGGCCCTggcccgcgccgccctccgcgccggcaccgccagcccccgcgccgtcTTCCGCAAGTACGCCCGGCCGCGCCGGCTGGGtgccagcgcccgcccggccatCGCCCGCTCGGCCTACCTGGCCCGCGCCGCGGCAccctga